The following are from one region of the Coffea eugenioides isolate CCC68of chromosome 2, Ceug_1.0, whole genome shotgun sequence genome:
- the LOC113760586 gene encoding ATP-dependent helicase BRM isoform X1: MQSGCGGAQQGSGHGRSAAVSPASSSSGVSTSQLGLDQQQQQQQQQRQSLQQQFLRRPEGNDPILAYQAGSIHGVMGGGNFAVPSGSMQLPQQPRKFMDLGQQQIPSSGREEGQGRSQAFEQHLLNPVHHAYYAFQAAQQKSPLGMQPQQQMKMGMFSPPSKDQEMRMANMKMQELISAQAANQPSASSSKKSVEHVTRGGETQGDHAKQHLPDQRADSESPNQPKLLGQAVPVKPMPAPQSQQNFQNMANNPNVMAAQMQALALERNIDLSNPANANLIAQFLMQSRMISQQKANESNAVVQASSLHVQKQPVNSPTVANESSPRGNTSSDASAQSGSVKARYPSSSASPSSAPSAAVVGNSSNVPLQQFSLHGRDSQLPPRQPNTIANGMPPMPPSNSPLNLKQGLDNALLAKGAQIGPETLQMQYGRQPNRSSSQSMASSNDGILGNTSTSQDGTGAKMQQQNLGFTKQQLHVLKAQILAFRRLKKGDGSLPRELLQAIAPPPLEMQMQQMLLPAGALNPERSAVKNVEEHERQFQLGDKATQQATNGDGRHRLKDEAAGDESATAPAVNVQNLAVPVKEPTPMVSVRKEEQQTTGSSGKSEPEVERANQKFPIRNEFAAERGKAVTSQAAIPDTAPAKKPVQGNVTQPKDVGSTRKYHGPLFDFPVFTRKHDSFGSSLMMNNNNNLTLAYDIKDLLAEEGMEIFRKKREENIRKIGDILAVNLERKRIRPDLVLRLQIEEKKLQLADVQARLRDEIEQQQQDIMAMPERPYRKFVRLCERQRQELARQVQASQKALREKQLKSIFQWRKKLLEAHWAIRDARTARNRGVAKYHERMLREFSKRKDDDRNKRMEALKNNDVERYREMLLEQQTSIPGDAAERYAVLSSFLSQTEEYLHRLGGKITAAKNQQEVEEAANAAAVAARAQGLSEEEVRSAAACAREEVMIRNRFSEMNAPRDSSSVNKYYNLAHAVNERVIRQPSMLRAGTLRDYQLVGLQWMLSLYNNKLNGILADEMGLGKTVQVMSLIAYLMEFKGNYGPHLIVVPNAVLVNWKSELHNWLPNVSCIYYVGGKDQRSKLFSQEVSAMKFNVLVTTYEFIMYDRSKLSKVDWKYIIIDEAQRMKDRESVLARDLDRYRCQRRLLLTGTPLQNDLKELWSLLNLLLPEVFDNRKAFHDWFSQPFQKEGPAHNADDDWLETEKKVIIIHRLHQILEPFMLRRRVEDVEGSLPPKVSIILRCRMSAIQSAIYDWIKSTGTLRVDPEDEKRRAQKNPIYQPKTYKTLNNRCMELRKACNHPLLNYPYFNDFSRDFLVRSCGKLWILDRILIKLQRSGHRVLLFSTMTKLLDILEEYLQWRRLVYRRIDGTTSLEDRESAIVDFNSPNTDCFIFLLSIRAAGRGLNLQSADTVIIYDPDPNPKNEEQAVARAHRIGQTREVKVLYMEAVVDKISSHQKEDELRSGGTVDSDDDLVGKDRYMGSIESLIRNNIQQYKIDMADEVINAGRFDQRTTHEERRMTLETLLHDEERYQETVHDVPSLQEVNRMIARSEEEVELFDQMDEDLEWTEEMTRYDQVPKWLRANTKEVNATIANLSKKPSKSTLFGGSIGGEASDMASEGEKKRGRPKAKKLPIYTELDDDNGDFSEASSEERNEDSVREEEGEIGEFEDDEFSGAVGAPPSNKDQSEEDIIPSTGGYAYPRASNSNKDMQMLEEAGSSGSSMDGQRLTQLVSPSVSSQKFGSLSALDARPGSHSKKLPDDLEEGEIAVSGDSHMDVQQSGSWNQDRDEGEEEQVLQPKIKRKRSIRLRPRLVADRVDEKPSLRRGDSIQIQYQVDQKLESQFKNDRGRKLLGDSAMLKQEQTDSSMKNRRNMNPRKLPNTPKMPGLLKSGRFAHSDDTVHHLRENLDGKGLNASGTSTGGSKMTEIIQKKCKNVISRLRKRIDREGAQIIPLLTDLWKRIESSGCTSGAEDNLFDLPEIDMRLDNQEYRGVMEFVSDVQLMLRSAVQYYGYSYEVRSEARKVHDLFFDILKIVFPENDFREAKNSLSFTSAASGSTHGSSSKQVLTGQNRRQKATSSAEPEPSRPQKPQPRGPIHEDTKTRGHVSQKEARLGSSSSRDLGQQDDSRPFAHPGELVICKKKRKDREKLGFKAGNGSAGPVSPTGVSRGIRSPAQASIAKDVKQVTQQQGWNSQSPQQVHSSGGNVGWANPVKRMRTDAGKRRPSLN, translated from the exons ATGCAATCTGGGTGTGGTGGGGCCCAGCAGGGCAGTGGGCATGGGCGGAGTGCGGCGGTGTCGCCTGCTTCCTCCTCTTCTGGGGTGTCGACGTCTCAGCTGGGACTTGACCAGcagcaacagcagcagcagcagcaaagGCAG TCCTTACAACAGCAGTTCCTTAGAAGACCTGAAGGGAATGACCCCATTTTAGCCTATCAGGCTGGAAGTATCCATGGAGTGATGGGAGGAGGCAACTTTGCTGTGCCTTCAGGCTCCATGCAGTTGCCTCAACAGCCTAGGAAGTTTATGGATCTTGGCCAACAGCAAATCCCTTCCAGTGGCCGAGAGGAGGGTCAAGGTAGGAGTCAGGCCTTTGAGCAACACTTACTGAACCCAGTGCATCATGCTTACTATGCTTTCCAGGCAGCCCAGCAGAAATCACCTCTAGGAATGCAGCCTCAACAGCAAATGAAAATGGGGATGTTCAGCCCTCCTAGCAAGGATCAAGAAATGCGGATGGCAAATATGAAGATGCAGGAGCTCATTTCTGCACAGGCGGCTAATCAGCCTTCGGCATCATCTTCAAAAAAATCAGTCGAGCATGTAACTCGTGGTGGTGAGACTCAAGGGGACCATGCTAAACAGCATCTACCAGATCAAAGGGCTGATTCAGAGTCTCCTAACCAGCCAAAATTACTTGGCCAAGCAGTGCCGGTGAAGCCCATGCCTGCACCACAATCTCAACAAAATTTTCAGAACATGGCAAACAATCCTAATGTTATGGCTGCACAAATGCAGGCCTTGGCCCTTGAGCGTAATATTGACCTTTCAAATCCTGCAAATGCAAATCTGATTGCACAATTTCTCATGCAGTCTCGTATGATTTCACAgcaaaaagcaaatgaaagcaATGCTGTCGTACAGGCTTCATCTCTTCATGTGCAAAAACAGCCAGTTAATTCACCAACGGTGGCCAATGAAAGTTCTCCTCGTGGTAACACATCAAGTGATGCATCTGCGCAGTCTGGCTCGGTCAAAGCTAGATACCCTTCTTCATCTGCTTCTCCCAGTTCAGCTCCCAGTGCAGCTGTGGTAGGTAACTCCAGTAATGTCCCATTGCAGCAGTTTTCCCTTCATGGAAGAGACAGCCAGTTACCTCCAAGACAGCCAAATACAATTGCCAATGGAATGCCTCCGATGCCTCCCTCAAACTCACCTTTGAACTTAAAGCAGGGATTGGATAATGCATTACTGGCCAAAGGTGCACAGATCGGGCCAGAAACTTTGCAGATGCAATACGGAAGGCAGCCAAATCGATCTTCTTCACAATCTATGGCTTCATCGAATGATGGGATCCTGGGAAATACCTCTACTTCTCAGGATGGAACAGGAGCCAAGATGCAGCAACAGAACCTAGGGTTTACAAAGCAGCAACTGCATGTTCTCAAAGCACAAATACTTGCTTTCAGGCGCCTTAAG AAAGGAGATGGATCTCTGCCACGAGAATTACTCCAAGCTATTGCACCACCACCACTGGAGATGCAGATGCAGCAGATGCTTCTTCCTGCTGGAGCTCTTAATCCAGAAAGATCTGCTGTTAAAAATGTAGAAGAGCATGAGAGGCAGTTTCAGTTGGGTGACAAGGCTACTCAGCAGGCAACCAATGGTGATGGACGACACAGATTAAAGGATGAAGCTGCAGGAGATGAGAGTGCAACTGCACCTGCAGTTAATGTGCAAAATCTGGCAGTGCCAGTGAAGGAACCTACACCTATGGTCTCTGTTCGGAAAGAGGAGCAGCAAACTACTGGATCTTCTGGTAAATCTGAGCCAGAAGTTGAACGtgcaaatcagaaatttcctatCAGAAATGAATTTGCAGCAGAGAGGGGCAAAGCAGTTACCTCACAGGCAGCTATTCCTGATACAGCACCCGCAAAAAAACCTGTACAAGGAAATGTCACTCAACCTAAAGATGTTGGTTCAACTAGAAAGTATCATGGACCACTGTTTGATTTTCCTGTCTTTACTCGGAAACATGATTCTTTTGGGTCATCGTTGATGATGAACAACAATAATAACCTTACTCTTGCTTATGACATCAAGGATCTTCTTGCTGAGGAAGGCATGGAAATTTTCAGAAAGAAGAGGGAAGAAAATATTAGGAAGATTGGTGATATACTGGCTGTAAATTTGGAGAGGAAAAGAATCAGGCCAGATCTTGTTTTACGTTTGCAAATAGAAGAGAAAAAACTTCAACTGGCGGATGTTCAGGCTCGCTTGAGAGATGAGATTGAGCAACAGCAGCAAGATATAATGGCAATGCCTGAGAGGCCGTATAGGAAGTTTGTTCGGCTTTGTGAGCGCCAACGACAGGAACTTGCTAGGCAAGTTCAGGCCTCACAGAAGGCCTTGAGAGAAAAGCAACTGAAGTCCATTTTTCAGTGGCGTAAGAAACTCCTTGAGGCGCACTGGGCCATTCGTGATGCTCGAACTGCACGTAACAGGGGAGTTGCTAAATATCATGAGAGGATGTTGAGGGAGTTCTCGAAGAGAAAGGATGATGATCGCAATAAAAGGATGGAGGCTTTGAAGAATAACGATGTTGAGAGATACAGGGAGATGTTGCTTGAGCAACAGACTAGTATCCCTGGCGATGCTGCAGAGAGATATGCGGTTCTCTCATCGTTTTTATCTCAGACAGAAGAGTATCTTCACAGACTGGGAGGTAAAATTACTGCTGCAAAAAATCAACAGGAGGTGGAAGAGGCTGCTAATGCTGCTGCAGTTGCTGCTCGAGCTCAG GGTCTCTCTGAAGAAGAAGTAAGATCTGCAGCAGCCTGTGCCAGGGAGGAAGTAATGATCAGGAATCGGTTCTCTGAGATGAATGCCCCGAGGGATAGCTCATCTGTCAACAA GTACTATAATCTTGCACATGCTGTGAATGAAAGGGTTATTAGGCAGCCTTCAATGTTGCGAGCTGGAACTCTACGAGACTATCAGCTT GTTGGCTTGCAGTGGATGCTTTCTTTGTACAACAATAAACTTAATGGAATTTTGGCAGATGAGATGGGTCTTGGAAAGACAGTGCAG GTTATGTCATTAATTGCCTATCTCATGGAGTTCAAAGGAAATTATGGCCCACACCTTATTGTAGTTCCGAATGCTGTTCTCGTTAACTGGAAG AGTGAACTTCACAATTGGCTTCCAAATGTGAGCTGTATTTATTATGTTGGTGGAAAGGACCAACGATCAAAATTGTTTTCTCAA gaggtttctgcaatgaaaTTTAATGTGCTTGTGACTACCTATGAGTTTATTATGTATGATCGCTCAAAACTTTCTAAAGTGGATTGGAAGTATATCATAATTGACGAAGCACAACGAATGAAGGACAGGGAGTCAGTTCTAGCTCGTGATCTTGATAGGTATCGCTGCCAAAGACGCTTGCTTCTGACAGGGACACCTTTGCAG AATGATCTTAAAGAGCTATGGTCGCTTTTGAATCTGCTACTTCCAGAAGTGTTTGATAATCGTAAAGCATTTCATGATTGGTTCTCTCAACCTTTCCAGAAAGAAGGTCCTGCACATAATGCGGACGATGACTGGCTCGAGACCGAAAAGAAAGTCATCATCATCCATAGACTTCATCAAATTCTGGAGCCTTTCATGCTTAGACGGCGTGTTGAAGATGTAGAAGGCTCACTTCCTCCCAAG GTTTCCATTATTTTGAGATGTAGAATGTCAGCTATTCAAAGTGCCATATATGACTGGATCAAATCCACTGGTACTCTTCGAGTTGATCCTGAAGATGAGAAGCGCAGGGCTCAGAAAAATCCAATTTACCAGCCCAAAACATACAAGACTTTAAACAACAGATGTATGGAACTCCGCAAAGCTTGCAATCATCCATTGCTTAATTACCCCTATTTTAATGATTTCTCTAGAGATTTTCTTGTAAGATCATGTGGGAAATTATGGATTCTCGATAGGATTTTAATAAAGCTTCAGAGGAGTGGGCATCGGGTATTGCTGTTTAGTACTATGACGAAACTCTTAGATATACTTGAGGAGTATCTTCAGTGGCGAAGACTTGTCTACAGACGCATAGATGGAACAACCAGCTTAGAAGACAGAGAATCTGCTATTGTGGACTTTAATAGCCCCAATACTGATTGTTTTATCTTTTTGCTTAGCATACGTGCTGCTGGGCGCGGTCTGAACCTTCAGTCTGCTGACACAGTCATCATTTATGATCCTGATCCAAACCCAAAGAATGAGGAACAGGCAGTTGCTAGAGCCCATCGCATTGGGCAGACAAGAGAAGTAAAAGTTCTTTACATGGAAGCAGTGGTTGATAAGATATCAAGCCATCAGAAAGAGGATGAACTTCGGAGTGGTGGCACAGTGGATTCTGATGATGATCTGGTTGGCAAGGACCGGTATATGGGGTCAATTGAAAGCCTCATACGGAATAACATTCAGCAGTACAAGATCGACATGGCAGATGAAGTTATAAATGCTGGCCGGTTCGATCAAAGGACTACACATGAAGAGAGACGTATGACATTGGAGACGTTGTTACATGATGAAGAACGATATCAGGAGACAGTCCATGATGTTCCATCACTTCAGGAGGTGAACAGGATGATTGCTAGGAGTGAAGAGGAGGTGGAGCTTTTTGATCAGATGGATGAAGATCTGGAATGGACAGAGGAGATGACAAGGTACGATCAGGTTCCAAAGTGGCTTCGTGCAAATACTAAGGAAGTGAATGCTACGATTGCTAATTTGTCCAAAAAACCATCAAAAAGCACCTTATTTGGTGGAAGTATTGGTGGGGAAGCTAGTGACATGGCTTCTGAAGGTGAGAAAAAACGTGGGCGACCTAAGGCAAAGAAGCTTCCTATATACACAGAACTGGATGATGACAATGGAGATTTTTCTGAAGCTAGCTCCGAGGAGAGGAATGAAGATTCTGTACGTGAAGAGGAGGGAGAAATTGGGGAATTTGAAGATGATGAATTTAGTGGTGCTGTTGGGGCACCTCCAAGTAATAAAGACCAATCAGAAGAAGATATTATTCCTTCGACTGGTGGATATGCATACCCTCGAGCTTCAAATAGCAATAAGGATATGCAGATGCTCGAAGAAGCGGGCTCATCAGGTTCATCCATGGATGGTCAAAGATTGACGCAACTCGTGTCACCTTCTGTGTCTTCTCAGAAGTTTGGTTCACTTTCAGCTTTAGATGCCAGACCGGGTTCTCACTCAAAGAAGCTT CCTGATGATCTAGAAGAAGGAGAAATTGCTGTGTCTGGAGACTCTCATATGGATGTCCAGCAATCTGGTAGTTGGAACCAGGATCGTGATGAGGGTGAAGAGGAACAGGTATTGCAAcctaaaataaaaaggaaacgCAGTATACGCCTTAGGCCGCGCCTTGTTGCAGACAGGGTCGATGAGAAGCCATCTCTTCGTCGTGGAGATTCTATTCAAATACAATATCAGGTGGATCAAAAACTTGAGTCTCAATTCAAGAATGACCGTGGACGCAAATTGCTTGGAGACTCTGCCATGTTGAAGCAGGAGCAAACTGATTCATCTATGAAGAATAGACGGAACATGAACCCCCGGAAATTACCTAATACACCTAAGATGCCTGGTCTGCTGAAATCTGGAAGGTTTGCTCATTCAGATGACACTGTTCATCACTTGAGGGAAAACTTGGATGGTAAGGGCTTAAATGCTAGTGGGACATCAACTGGTGGTTCAAAGATGACTGAGATCATTCAAAAAAAG TGCAAGAATGTGATTAGCAGGCTCCGAAAGAGAATAGACCGGGAAGGTGCTCAGATCATTCCATTGCTAACTGATCTGTGGAAAAGAATTGAAAGCTCTGGTTGCACGAGTGGAGCTGAGGATAATCTCTTTGATTTACCGGAGATTGATATGCGTCTTGACAACCAAGAGTACAGGGGAGTGATGGAATTTGTTTCAGACGTGCAGCTTATGTTAAGAAGTGCCGTGCAATATTATGGTTATTCATATGAG GTGAGATCTGAAGCGAGGAAAGTCCATGATCTTTTCTTCGACATCTTGAAGATAGTGTTTCCAGAGAATGATTTCCGAGAAGCCAAAAACTCTCTCTCTTTCACGAGTGCAGCCTCAGGCTCTACACATGGTTCATCTTCAAAACAAGTGCTTACTGGTCAAAACAGGCGGCAAAAAGCAACGAGTAGTGCAGAACCTGAGCCTAGTCGTCCTCAGAAGCCTCAGCCTCGTGGACCAATACATGAAGACACAAAAACGAGGGGCCATGTGTCACAGAAGGAGGCAAGGCTTGGAAGTAGCAGCAGCCGGGATCTTGGCCAACAAGATGATTCACGCCCATTCGCTCATCCAGGGGAGCTTGTTATATgcaaaaagaagagaaaggacAGGGAAAAGTTGGGATTCAAGGCGGGAAACGGTTCAGCTGGTCCTGTGTCACCTACTGGCGTCAGTCGTGGCATTAGAAGCCCTGCACAAGCTTCGATAGCCAAAGATGTGAAGCAGGTTACCCAACAGCAAGGGTGGAATAGCCAGTCTCCTCAGCAGGTGCACAGCAGTGGTGGGAATGTTGGCTGGGCCAATCCTGTCAAAAGGATGCGAACAGATGCTGGAAAGAGACGCCCAAGCCTTAATTGA